The Leifsonia williamsii genome includes a region encoding these proteins:
- a CDS encoding ArsR/SmtB family transcription factor, whose translation MADIFDVIADPTRREILRVLLDRHSDDAHPAGEISVSEIVATLELSQPTISKHLKVLREAGLVTVREEGQHRYYRLDATPLEAIEDWVIPFTAADVDMASLGAQLADETREFASTVGKVLADTRHRVSSATERVTPRKWRRD comes from the coding sequence ATGGCCGACATCTTCGACGTGATCGCCGACCCGACGCGGCGCGAGATCCTCCGCGTACTGCTCGACCGCCACTCGGACGACGCCCATCCTGCCGGCGAGATCTCGGTGTCGGAGATCGTGGCCACCCTCGAGCTCAGCCAGCCGACCATCTCCAAGCACCTCAAGGTGCTGCGCGAGGCGGGCCTCGTGACGGTCCGCGAGGAGGGGCAGCACCGCTACTACCGGCTCGACGCGACCCCGCTGGAGGCGATCGAGGACTGGGTGATCCCCTTCACCGCCGCCGACGTCGACATGGCCTCGCTCGGCGCGCAGCTGGCCGACGAGACCCGCGAGTTCGCGAGCACGGTCGGCAAGGTGCTCGCCGACACCCGGCACCGCGTCTCCAGCGCCACCGAGCGGGTCACGCCGCGCAAGTGGCGGCGCGACTGA
- a CDS encoding TrkH family potassium uptake protein, with product MSTIRAVRRGPAPIGRARAALNGFAARSPSRFAILVFTMLILVFTLLFSLPIASADGTVTPLADALFTAVSVICVTGLSTVDMATHWSVFGHLLVYLGVQIGAVGVLTMASILGLVISRKLGLRAKLMAASDSNPLRIHAGPVAEGQAVRLGEVGKLLTTVAISMVVIEGGVALLLFPRMLIAGMGFGASLWESLYYSAMAFTNTGFAPNAEGLTPFAEDFWFLGALMIGVFLGAIGFPVILAIASNLRQKRRRWSIHVKLTLLMSVILLVAGGLLYIVLEYDNPKTFGSLDAGHTIFQSFFLSTMARSGGFSTIDISELHGSSLLVTDMLMFIGGGSASTAGGIKVTTLAVLFLAAFAEARGVESMDAFRRRIPIDVLRLAVAVALWGATIVAVSTIVLLQITKAPLDHVLFDVISAFATCGLSTGLTAQLPEPGIYVMAATMFCGRVGTVTLAAALAQSQRKQLYQNPEERPLVG from the coding sequence ATGAGCACGATCCGGGCGGTCCGCCGCGGCCCGGCGCCGATCGGGCGGGCGCGCGCCGCGCTCAACGGCTTCGCCGCGCGCAGCCCCTCGCGCTTCGCGATCCTCGTCTTCACGATGCTGATCCTGGTGTTCACGCTGCTGTTCTCGCTGCCGATCGCGTCGGCGGACGGCACCGTGACGCCCCTCGCGGACGCGCTGTTCACCGCCGTGTCCGTCATCTGCGTGACCGGCCTCTCCACCGTGGACATGGCGACGCACTGGTCGGTGTTCGGCCATCTGCTGGTCTACCTCGGCGTGCAGATCGGCGCCGTCGGCGTGCTGACGATGGCGAGCATCCTGGGCCTCGTCATCTCGCGCAAGCTCGGCCTCCGGGCCAAGCTCATGGCGGCCAGCGACAGCAACCCGCTGCGCATCCACGCCGGTCCCGTCGCCGAGGGGCAGGCCGTGCGGCTGGGCGAGGTCGGCAAGCTGCTGACGACCGTCGCGATCAGCATGGTCGTGATCGAGGGAGGCGTCGCCCTTCTGCTGTTCCCGCGGATGCTGATCGCGGGGATGGGCTTCGGCGCGTCGCTCTGGGAGAGCCTCTACTACTCGGCGATGGCCTTCACCAACACCGGCTTCGCGCCCAACGCGGAGGGGCTCACGCCGTTCGCGGAGGACTTCTGGTTCCTCGGGGCGCTCATGATCGGCGTGTTCCTCGGGGCGATCGGGTTCCCGGTGATCCTCGCCATCGCCTCCAACCTCCGCCAGAAACGGCGGCGCTGGTCGATCCACGTCAAGCTGACCCTGCTGATGTCGGTGATCCTGCTGGTCGCGGGCGGGCTGCTGTACATCGTGCTGGAGTACGACAACCCCAAGACGTTCGGCTCGCTCGACGCCGGGCACACGATCTTCCAGTCGTTCTTCCTGTCGACGATGGCGCGGTCCGGCGGGTTCTCGACGATCGACATCAGCGAGCTGCACGGGTCGAGCCTGCTGGTGACCGACATGCTGATGTTCATCGGCGGAGGCTCGGCCTCCACCGCCGGCGGCATCAAGGTCACGACGCTGGCCGTGCTGTTCCTCGCCGCCTTCGCCGAGGCGCGCGGGGTGGAGTCGATGGACGCGTTCCGGCGCCGCATCCCGATCGACGTGCTGCGGCTCGCGGTCGCGGTGGCGCTGTGGGGCGCGACGATCGTCGCGGTGTCGACGATCGTGCTCCTCCAGATCACCAAGGCGCCGCTGGACCACGTGCTGTTCGACGTCATCTCGGCGTTCGCGACCTGCGGCCTGTCGACGGGTCTCACCGCGCAACTCCCGGAGCCCGGGATCTACGTGATGGCCGCGACGATGTTCTGTGGGCGCGTTGGTACAGTGACTCTCGCTGCCGCGCTGGCCCAGAGCCAGCGCAAGCAGCTGTACCAGAACCCCGAGGAGAGGCCGCTCGTTGGTTGA
- a CDS encoding cation diffusion facilitator family transporter: MSASGGTRAIVAAFAANLGIALTKFIAWFFSGSSSMLAEGVHSVADSGNQLLLLLGGRKAKKKADREHPFGYGRERYVYAFVVSIILFSVGGVFSVYEGVEKLTHPHPLENAWLPILVLVIAICLESFSLRTAVKESRPHKKALSWPQFIRRAKAPELPVVLLEDVAALTGLAFALLGVGLTVLTGDAVWDGIGTVLIGALLITVAIILGIETKSLLVGEGASDADVAAIEQAVLAGHEAERIIHMKTLYLGPDELMVATKLALAGDQRLADVAAAIDTIERRIREAVPAARVIYIEPDVWVDPNEAAPATDTIILKGLE, translated from the coding sequence ATGAGCGCATCAGGTGGGACCAGAGCGATCGTCGCGGCCTTCGCCGCCAACCTGGGCATCGCTCTCACCAAGTTCATCGCCTGGTTCTTCTCCGGCTCGTCCTCGATGCTCGCCGAGGGCGTGCACTCGGTCGCCGACTCCGGCAACCAGCTGCTCCTCCTGCTCGGCGGCCGCAAGGCCAAGAAGAAGGCGGACAGGGAGCACCCGTTCGGGTACGGCCGCGAGCGGTACGTCTACGCGTTCGTCGTCTCCATCATCCTGTTCTCGGTCGGCGGCGTGTTCTCCGTCTACGAGGGCGTCGAGAAGCTGACGCACCCGCACCCGCTGGAGAACGCGTGGCTGCCGATCCTGGTGCTCGTCATCGCGATCTGCCTCGAGTCGTTCTCGCTGCGCACCGCGGTGAAGGAGTCGCGCCCGCACAAGAAGGCGCTGTCCTGGCCGCAGTTCATCCGCCGCGCCAAGGCGCCCGAGCTGCCCGTGGTGCTGCTGGAGGATGTGGCCGCGCTCACCGGACTCGCCTTCGCCCTGCTCGGCGTCGGGCTGACGGTGCTGACGGGCGACGCCGTGTGGGACGGCATCGGCACGGTCCTCATCGGCGCGCTGCTGATCACCGTGGCGATCATCCTCGGCATCGAGACCAAGAGCCTCCTCGTCGGCGAGGGCGCGAGCGACGCCGACGTCGCCGCGATCGAGCAGGCGGTGCTCGCGGGTCACGAGGCCGAGCGGATCATCCACATGAAGACGCTCTACCTCGGCCCCGACGAGCTGATGGTCGCGACCAAGCTGGCGCTCGCGGGCGACCAGCGGCTGGCCGACGTCGCCGCCGCGATCGACACCATCGAGCGCCGCATCCGGGAGGCGGTCCCCGCCGCCCGCGTCATCTACATCGAGCCGGACGTCTGGGTCGACCCGAACGAGGCGGCCCCCGCCACCGACACGATCATCCTGAAGGGACTGGAGTGA
- a CDS encoding 30S ribosomal protein bS22 has protein sequence MGSVIKKRRKRMAKKKHRKLLRKTRHQRRNKK, from the coding sequence GTGGGTTCCGTTATCAAGAAGCGTCGCAAGCGTATGGCGAAGAAGAAGCACCGCAAGCTTCTTCGCAAGACGCGCCACCAGCGTCGCAACAAGAAGTAG
- the proC gene encoding pyrroline-5-carboxylate reductase codes for MSQTQSVTLPTIAMLGAGSMGRAILSGLLAPGVTVEGGIRVTNRSEERAATFADTPGVTAYATETQPDANRQAVEGASIVIVAVKPAMVPDLLREIGDSLLPGAVVVSVAAGVTTATFESLLPESVAVVRSMPNTPAVVGKAVTGISAGARSEPSDVELVRALFSTVGEVVEVPESQLDALGTISGSGPAYVFFLIEALTQAAVEKGFTPEQAATLVNGTFLGAAELLVASGEDPAELRRRVTSPNGTTERAIAVLAAADLPALFTRATDAALARSRELAAG; via the coding sequence ATGAGCCAGACGCAGTCCGTGACCCTCCCGACGATCGCCATGCTGGGCGCCGGATCGATGGGGCGTGCCATCCTCAGCGGCCTCCTCGCCCCCGGCGTGACGGTGGAGGGGGGCATCCGCGTCACGAACAGGTCGGAGGAGCGCGCGGCGACGTTCGCCGACACTCCCGGCGTCACCGCGTACGCGACCGAGACGCAGCCGGACGCCAACCGGCAGGCGGTGGAGGGCGCCTCCATCGTCATCGTCGCCGTGAAGCCTGCCATGGTGCCCGACCTGCTGCGCGAGATCGGCGACTCCCTGCTGCCGGGCGCCGTCGTGGTGAGCGTGGCCGCCGGCGTGACGACCGCGACCTTCGAGTCGCTGCTGCCCGAGTCGGTCGCCGTCGTGCGCTCGATGCCGAACACGCCGGCCGTGGTCGGCAAGGCGGTGACCGGGATCAGCGCGGGTGCGCGCTCGGAGCCGTCCGACGTGGAGCTGGTGCGTGCGCTGTTCTCGACCGTGGGGGAGGTCGTGGAGGTGCCGGAGTCGCAGCTGGACGCCCTCGGCACCATCTCGGGCTCCGGCCCCGCGTACGTGTTCTTCCTGATCGAGGCGCTGACCCAGGCGGCCGTCGAGAAGGGCTTCACCCCGGAGCAGGCGGCGACGCTGGTGAACGGCACCTTCCTGGGCGCGGCGGAGCTGCTGGTCGCCTCCGGCGAGGACCCGGCCGAGCTGCGCCGCCGCGTCACGAGCCCCAACGGCACGACGGAGCGCGCGATCGCCGTGCTCGCCGCCGCCGACCTCCCCGCCCTCTTCACGCGCGCCACCGACGCGGCCCTCGCCCGCTCCCGCGAACTCGCCGCCGGCTAG
- a CDS encoding Dabb family protein codes for MTIRHVVMWRLATTDDAERAEQAATVKAKLESLPPLVPQLQRLEVGVNALPSGDFDVVLISDFADEEALRGYQEHPEHEKVAAYIRSVVGGRAAVDFLV; via the coding sequence ATGACCATCCGCCACGTCGTCATGTGGAGGCTCGCGACGACCGACGACGCCGAGCGCGCCGAGCAGGCCGCGACCGTCAAGGCGAAGCTGGAGTCGCTTCCTCCGCTCGTCCCCCAGCTGCAGCGGCTGGAGGTGGGAGTGAACGCGCTGCCCTCCGGCGACTTCGACGTGGTGCTGATCAGCGACTTCGCCGACGAGGAGGCGTTGCGGGGCTACCAGGAGCACCCGGAGCACGAGAAGGTCGCTGCGTACATCCGCTCGGTCGTGGGCGGTCGCGCCGCCGTCGACTTCCTGGTCTGA
- a CDS encoding potassium channel family protein → MVDRIKHNAPVLVIGLGRFGAATAGQLDRLGREVLAIDTDGGLVQKWADRVTHTVQADARSIETLRQIGAEDFSIAVVAVGSSIEASVLITANLVDLRVPQIWAKAISQSHGKILERIGANHVIYPEREAGERVAHLVSGRMLDFIEFDDDFALVKMYPPKPIRNMRLGDSGVRRKYNVTVVGVKSPGKPFTYATADTVVSNHDLVIVAGTSTDIESFAALES, encoded by the coding sequence TTGGTTGACCGGATCAAGCACAACGCCCCCGTCCTCGTGATCGGGCTCGGCCGGTTCGGCGCCGCGACCGCGGGCCAGCTCGACCGGCTGGGGCGGGAGGTGCTCGCGATCGACACCGACGGCGGCCTCGTGCAGAAGTGGGCCGACCGCGTGACGCACACGGTCCAGGCGGACGCCCGCTCGATCGAGACGCTGCGTCAGATCGGTGCGGAGGACTTCTCGATCGCCGTCGTCGCCGTCGGCTCCTCCATCGAGGCCAGCGTGCTGATCACGGCGAACCTGGTCGACCTCCGCGTGCCCCAGATCTGGGCGAAGGCGATCTCGCAGTCGCACGGCAAGATCCTGGAGCGGATCGGCGCCAACCACGTGATCTACCCGGAGCGGGAGGCCGGCGAGCGCGTCGCGCACCTGGTCTCGGGCCGCATGCTCGACTTCATCGAGTTCGACGACGACTTCGCCCTGGTGAAGATGTACCCGCCGAAGCCCATCCGCAACATGCGCCTCGGCGACTCCGGCGTGCGCCGCAAGTACAACGTCACCGTCGTCGGCGTGAAGAGCCCCGGCAAGCCGTTCACCTACGCGACGGCCGACACCGTCGTCAGCAACCACGACCTCGTGATCGTCGCCGGCACCTCCACCGACATCGAGTCCTTCGCGGCCCTCGAGTCCTGA
- a CDS encoding helix-turn-helix domain-containing protein has product MAHQSGSSALRDVRFLTVAEVADMMRVSRMTVYRLVHAGQLPAIRFGRSFRVPESAVTRALENHVADSA; this is encoded by the coding sequence ATGGCTCATCAGTCGGGCTCAAGCGCTCTGCGCGACGTGCGCTTCCTGACGGTCGCCGAGGTGGCCGACATGATGCGCGTCTCCCGCATGACCGTGTACCGGCTCGTGCACGCGGGCCAGCTGCCGGCCATCCGCTTCGGGCGGTCGTTCCGGGTCCCGGAGTCGGCCGTGACGCGGGCGCTCGAGAATCATGTCGCAGACAGCGCCTGA
- a CDS encoding glutamine amidotransferase, translating to MTGTEQTGARTALILQHDPTIHLGNIGPTLVEHGYELRVVDASTEDVAAIDPTEADLVVVLGGEMGAYETEKFPFLNDEKALLRERIDAELPTLGVCLGAQLMAGALGERVYKGDTKAIGFRRVEPTEAGADSPIRHFDGVPVVEWHGDTFELPERATLLASSSDYSNEAFAIGDFALAVQFHPEVTDEMHEEWVADGYNELDELAIDPDALRSERVEYSARMQEASRAAFSEWLSALDAKRGTAAGAAPAA from the coding sequence GTGACCGGCACAGAGCAGACAGGCGCTCGCACCGCGCTGATCCTGCAGCACGACCCGACCATCCACCTCGGCAACATCGGGCCGACGCTCGTCGAGCACGGCTACGAGCTGCGCGTGGTCGATGCCTCCACCGAGGACGTCGCGGCGATCGACCCGACCGAGGCCGACCTCGTCGTCGTCCTCGGCGGCGAGATGGGCGCCTACGAGACCGAGAAGTTCCCCTTCCTGAACGACGAGAAGGCGCTGCTGCGCGAGCGCATCGATGCCGAGCTCCCCACCCTGGGCGTCTGCCTCGGCGCGCAGCTCATGGCCGGGGCCCTCGGCGAGCGCGTCTACAAGGGCGACACGAAGGCGATCGGCTTCCGCCGGGTCGAGCCGACCGAGGCGGGCGCCGACTCCCCCATCCGTCACTTCGACGGCGTGCCGGTGGTGGAGTGGCACGGCGACACGTTCGAGCTGCCGGAGCGCGCGACGCTGCTGGCCTCGTCGAGCGACTACTCCAACGAGGCGTTCGCGATCGGCGACTTCGCGCTCGCGGTGCAGTTCCATCCCGAGGTCACCGACGAGATGCACGAGGAGTGGGTCGCGGACGGCTACAACGAGCTGGACGAGCTCGCGATCGACCCGGACGCCCTACGCAGCGAGCGCGTCGAGTACTCGGCGAGGATGCAGGAGGCGTCGCGCGCGGCGTTCTCGGA
- a CDS encoding glutaredoxin family protein, which translates to MPPVTLTLIGKPGCHLCDDAREVIRSVIAELPADAVPVVEERNILEDPVLHEQYVEDIPVVQLDGRNHTYWRVDPARLRAALLEAR; encoded by the coding sequence GTGCCTCCCGTCACCCTCACCCTGATCGGCAAGCCCGGCTGCCACCTCTGCGACGACGCGCGCGAGGTCATCCGCTCGGTCATCGCCGAGCTGCCGGCCGACGCCGTCCCGGTCGTCGAGGAGAGGAACATCCTGGAGGACCCCGTGCTGCACGAGCAGTACGTCGAGGACATCCCGGTCGTCCAGCTCGACGGCCGCAACCACACCTACTGGCGGGTCGACCCCGCCCGACTGCGCGCCGCGCTCCTGGAGGCCCGATGA